Proteins from one Saccharomyces eubayanus strain FM1318 chromosome XI, whole genome shotgun sequence genomic window:
- the PLN1 gene encoding Pln1p: MSESSAPSSKSSVELPQATWSHLQRYPALSKFIKYAESLPPVERLISFNLVVLGSVNQWVSESSNSPRLVKQLVAAGKDGVFKLDELVNLLVFKEGVDGLLYDWKSHSGTPGIWLVWFFVDYIANISNTLLREFLIKPLHLQGSAPAKEIGSTGDDNKVSDSSSLPHVAELSSTTRNASQEIQSKVKSNYIDPTRDLAKEKYDAIVKPTTDKLQSVYIDPTKTKLNETYQRFTTVYENNLSKSESVPKAIVSTGLDLGNATIEKLKAAREDQANSKPAVIPTN, from the coding sequence ATGTCCGAATCATCTGCACCATCGTCTAAATCTTCTGTGGAACTGCCACAAGCCACCTGGTCGCATCTGCAAAGATACCCAGCGCTATCCAAGTTTATCAAGTATGCGGAATCGCTACCCCCTGTGGAGAGACTGATCTCTTTCAACCTTGTTGTGTTGGGGTCCGTGAACCAGTGGGTTTCGGAGTCGTCCAACTCCCCTCGTCTAGTCAAGCAGCTGGTCGCTGCTGGGAAGGACGGGGTCTTCAAGCTGGACGAGTTGGTCAACCTTTTGGTGTTCAAAGAGGGTGTTGATGGCTTGCTGTACGATTGGAAGTCGCATTCTGGCACCCCGGGCATCTGGCTGGTGTGGTTCTTCGTCGACTACATCGCCAACATCTCTAACACGCTGTTGAGGGAGTTCCTTATCAAGCCTCTGCACTTGCAAGGCTCCGCTCCCGCAAAGGAGATCGGCTCTACCGGAGACGACAACAAGGTCAGCGACTCTTCGTCTCTACCCCACGTGGCAGAGCTCTCTTCTACCACCAGAAACGCCTCCCAGGAGATCCAGTCCAAGGTCAAGTCCAACTACATCGACCCAACCAGAGACCTAGCTAAGGAGAAGTACGACGCCATCGTGAAGCCCACCACCGACAAGTTACAGTCCGTGTACATCGACCCAACCAAGACCAAGCTGAACGAGACGTACCAACGTTTCACCACCGTGTACGAAAACAACCTGAGCAAGTCCGAAAGCGTCCCCAAAGCCATCGTGTCCACCGGATTGGACCTGGGCAATGCTACTATCGAGAAGCTAAAGGCCGCTAGAGAAGACCAGGCCAACTCCAAGCCAGCTGTTATCCCAACTAATTAG
- the NAP1 gene encoding histone chaperone NAP1: MPLPSAQGKFFKPLYSKSQEWVFGIKCGGSTLEEQGTKSISMSDPIRTKPKSSMKIDNAPTPHNTPASVLNPSYLKNGNPVRAQAQAQAQEQEQEQHAKIGTISEEDILANQPLLLQSIQDRLGSLVGQDSGYVGALPRNVKEKLLGLKTLQSELFEVEKEFQVEMFELENKFLQKYKPIWERRSRIISGQEQPGPEQIAKGAEIVESLNETELQLDDEDEDEDEGEQVKGIPSFWLTALENLPIVCDTITDRDAEVLEYVQDIGLEYLTDGRPGFQLVFQFDSAANPFFSNSTLRKTYFYQKELGYSGDFIYDHAEGCEIAWKDNAHNVTVDLEMRKQRNKSTKQVRTIEKITPIESFFNFFDPPKVLHEDQDEELEDDLEERLALDYSIGEQLKDKLVPRAVDWFTGAALEFEFDEEDDDEEDEDDEDEDDDDNDDDDDDDDVGSAEEQDDFAGKPEQAPECKQS; encoded by the coding sequence ATGCCATTACCCAGCGCGcaaggaaaattttttaagcCTTTATATAGCAAGAGTCAAGAATGGGTATTTGGGATCAAATGCGGTGGATCAACACTGGAAGAGCAGGGGACCAAGAGCATCAGCATGTCAGACCCTATCAGAACGAAACCTAAGTCGTCGATGAAGATCGACAACGCCCCCACGCCCCACAACACGCCAGCGTCGGTGCTGAACCCGAGCTACCTGAAGAACGGGAACCCGGTGAGAGCCCAGGCTCAGGCTCAGGCccaagagcaagagcagGAGCAGCACGCCAAGATCGGCACCATCAGCGAGGAGGATATCCTGGCCAACCAGCCGCTGTTGTTGCAGTCCATCCAGGACAGACTAGGCTCGCTGGTGGGCCAAGACAGCGGGTACGTAGGAGCGCTGCCCAGGAACGTCAAGGAGAAGCTGCTGGGCCTGAAGACGCTGCAGAGCGAGCTGTTTGAAGTGGAGAAGGAGTTCCAGGTCGAGATGTTCGAGCTGGAGAACAAGTTTTTGCAGAAGTACAAGCCCATCTGGGAGCGCCGGTCCAGGATCATCTCTGGGCAGGAGCAGCCTGGGCCCGAGCAGATAGCCAAGGGTGCGGAGATTGTGGAGTCGCTGAACGAGACCGAGTTGCAACTGGACGACGAGGACGAGGACGAGGACGAGGGTGAGCAGGTCAAGGGCATCCCCTCCTTCTGGCTGACCGCGCTGGAAAACTTGCCCATTGTTTGCGACACCATCACAGACCGCGATGCGGAGGTCCTGGAGTATGTGCAGGACATCGGCCTGGAGTACCTGACCGACGGCAGGCCAGGGTTCCAGCTGGTGTTCCAGTTCGACTCGGCCGCCAACCCGTTCTTCTCCAACAGCACGCTGCGCAAGACATACTTCTACCAGAAGGAGCTGGGCTACTCCGGCGACTTCATCTACGACCACGCTGAGGGTTGCGAGATTGCCTGGAAGGACAACGCCCACAACGTCACCGTGGACCTGGAGATGCGCAAGCAGAGAAACAAGTCCACCAAGCAGGTGCGCACCATCGAGAAGATCACCCCCATCGAgtccttcttcaacttcttcgACCCACCCAAGGTCCTGCACGAGGATCAGGACGAGGAGCTGGAAGACGACCTCGAAGAGCGTCTGGCCCTGGACTACTCCATCGGTGAACAGCTCAAGGACAAGCTGGTCCCCAGAGCCGTGGACTGGTTCACGGGCGCCGCCCTTGAATTCGAGTtcgacgaagaagatgacgacgaagaagacgaagacgacgaagacgaagacgatgatgataacgacgacgacgacgacgacgacgacgtGGGGTCCGCCGAGGAGCAGGATGACTTTGCGGGCAAGCCGGAGCAGGCCCCAGAGTGCAAGCAGTCGTGA
- the FMP46 gene encoding putative redox protein: protein MSFWKTLQRQPRTISLFTNDIASNLKSQKCLQSLKSDVSHRFDVEIANRFPTWDQLQYMKTSCPQGTTSLQRQIPKLAAVLKYKHTDPTFGMDLEKCVQKGLWNPQEALWVDWENKLVGNEPADIDKHVLQRK from the coding sequence ATGTCGTTCTGGAAGACATTGCAGAGACAACCACGCACCATTTCGTTGTTTACCAACGACATCGCGTCCAATCTCAAGTCGCAGAAGTGCCTCCAGTCGCTGAAGAGCGACGTATCGCACCGGTTCGACGTCGAGATCGCCAACCGGTTCCCCACGTGGGACCAACTGCAGTACATGAAGACGTCGTGCCCGCAGGGCACGACGTCATTGCAGAGGCAGATCCCCAAGCTTGCCGCAGTGCTCAAGTACAAGCACACAGACCCCACGTTCGGGATGGACCTGGAGAAGTGTGTCCAGAAGGGTCTGTGGAATCCGCAGGAGGCGCTGTGGGTCGACTGGGAGAACAAGCTGGTGGGCAATGAGCCCGCCGACATCGACAAGCACGTTCTCCAGCGCAAGTAA
- the TRK2 gene encoding Trk2p, producing MFFVDDKGLQAPLTVRRAMATVRRTISQASMALPFQLRLVHKKSWGHRLRDFISRFLKSCKPIAKYIFPNFIVVHYMYLITLTIIGSILLYPCRNTPYIDVLFLAAGSCTQGGLATKSTNDFNLYQQIVVYVLTFLSTPIIIHGFLAFVRLYWFERYFDNIRDFSRQNFKLRKTMTLQQRELSSGSGNTSRNRSFKDNLFRGKFVSREDPHGTATDMPMDSPAVSSSKSESSSLGSHGSPNHFSRRRQLSDVDPTDIYKSIMMLQGQNEKASSDSTASSHNEPNGPAFVVQERHERRSPTPPPPHAAERQHSSSTVGELNKLAQTMSFQKLLRLQRDEGEYDAADASHKSMVTKKRSISRTQSYNAPRRTPSPAPETSSQVRQDDESSAPYEKSKPTPSSSVDEEVSFYPQESLNLQFQAHPPKPDRRGSNTQHPLTRTMSTNYLSWQPTFGRNSVFIGLTKQQKEELGGVEYRALRLLCNILVVYYIGFNILAFVIIVPWICARHKYAEIVRQNGISPAWWGFFIAMSSFTDLGLALTADSMVSFDTAPYPLIFMMLFIIIGNTGFPILLRFIIWVMFKFSRDLSQFKESLGFLLDHPRRCFTLLFPSAPTWWLFLTLIVLNATDWILFIILDFNSTVAKQVSKGYRVLIGLFQSVCTRTAGFNVIDLSKLHPSIQVSYMLMMYVSVLPLAISIRRTNVYEEQSLGLYGDEQDTANDTTDEDGAKDDEQGDESEQNDATPPKPKPKKSSPKSFIGAHLRRQLSFDLWFLFLGLFIICICESRRIEDTNEPEFNVFSILFEIVSAYGTVGLSLGYPNTNTSLSAQFSVLSKLVIIAMLIRGRNRGLPYTLDRAIILPSDKLEQIDRLQDMKAKGKLLAQVDEDPMTIYVKKRSHKLKKAAKRLWKRR from the coding sequence ATGTTCTTTGTCGACGATAAGGGACTGCAAGCTCCATTAACAGTAAGACGAGCAATGGCCACGGTCAGGCGGACGATATCCCAGGCCTCCATGGCGCTGCCCTTCCAGCTGCGACTGGTGCACAAGAAATCCTGGGGCCATCGGCTAAGGGACTTCATTTCCCGCTTTCTGAAGTCGTGCAAGCCGATTGCCAAGTACATCTTCCCCAACTTCATTGTGGTGCACTACATGTACCTGATTACGCTTACCATCATCGGGTCCATCCTGCTGTACCCGTGCAGGAACACGCCGTACATCGACGTGCTGTTCCTGGCCGCTGGGTCGTGCACGCAGGGAGGGTTGGCCACCAAAAGCACCAACGACTTCAACCTGTACCAGCAAATAGTTGTGTACGTGCTCACGTTTCTGTCGACGCCCATAATCATTCACGGGTTTCTGGCCTTTGTCAGGCTGTACTGGTTCGAACGGTACTTCGACAACATTAGGGACTTCTCCAGGCAAAACTTCAAGCTGAGAAAGACCATGACACTGCAGCAAAGAGAACTGTCTAGTGGCAGCGGCAACACCTCTCGGAATAGAAGTTTCAAAGACAACCTGTTTCGTGGGAAATTCGTTTCCCGGGAAGACCCGCATGGAACCGCTACAGACATGCCCATGGATTCTCCCGCCGTTTCCTCTTCCAAAAGCGAATCCTCCTCCCTCGGTAGTCACGGCTCACCCAACCACTTCTCTCGAAGACGCCAGCTCTCTGACGTTGACCCGACAGATATTTACAAGTCGATAATGATGCTGCAAGGACAAAACGAAAAGGCCAGCTCAGACTCCACCGCTTCCTCCCACAACGAGCCAAACGGGCCTGCCTTTGTGGTTCAAGAGCGACACGAGAGAAGATCACCGACGCCACCACCACCGCACGCGGCAGAACGGCAACACTCTTCATCAACCGTTGGGGAACTGAACAAACTGGCCCAGACCATGAGCTTTCAGAAATTGCTTCGCTTGCAGAGAGACGAAGGCGAATACGACGCCGCCGACGCCTCTCACAAGTCCATGGTcaccaagaaaaggagCATATCGAGGACACAATCCTATAATGCTCCGAGACGTACACCTTCACCGGCACCTGAAACATCAAGCCAAGTGCGCCAAGATGACGAGAGCTCGGCACCTTACGAGAAATCCAAGCCGACTCCTTCATCTTCCGTTGACGAAGAGGTAAGCTTCTACCCACAAGAGTCTTTAAACTTACAGTTTCAGGCACACCCGCCTAAGCCAGACCGCCGTGGCAGCAATACGCAACATCCCTTAACAAGAACGATGAGCACTAATTATCTTTCCTGGCAACCCACGTTTGGCAGAAACTCTGTATTTATTGGGCTCACAAAGCAACAAAAGGAGGAACTCGGTGGAGTGGAGTATCGTGCTTTGAGACTGTTGTGTAATATTCTCGTGGTGTACTACATCGGATTCAACATTCTGGCATTTGTCATCATAGTGCCATGGATATGTGCCAGGCACAAGTATGCAGAGATTGTCAGGCAAAACGGAATCTCCCCAGCCTGGTGGGGGTTCTTCATCGCAATGAGCTCATTCACCGATTTGGGTTTGGCTTTGACCGCTGATTCCATGGTCTCTTTTGATACCGCACCTTATCCTTTGATTTTCATGATgcttttcattatcattggCAATACTGGGTTCCCGATCTTGTTGAGATTTATCATTTGGGTAATGTTCAAATTCTCGAGAGACTTATCCCAGTTCAAGGAAAGTCTCGGGTTTTTACTGGACCATCCGCGCAGATGCTTTACACTTCTATTCCCCAGTGCCCCTACATGGTGGCTATTTCTAACTTTGATCGTCTTAAATGCCACTGATTGGATCCTTTTCATAATCCTGGATTTCAATTCCACTGTCGCTAAGCAAGTTTCTAAAGGCTACAGAGTGCTCATAGGTCTTTTCCAATCTGTGTGCACAAGAACCGCTGGGTTTAATGTCATTGATTTAAGTAAACTACATCCATCCATTCAAGTGTCTTATATGCTGATGATGTACGTCTCGGTTCTACCCTTGGCAATTTCAATCAGAAGAACAAATGTTTACGAAGAACAATCGTTGGGACTGTACGGTGATGAACAAGACACCGCCAATGACACCACTGACGAAGACGGTGCGAAGGATGATGAACAAGGTGACGAAAGCGAACAGAACGACGCTACACcaccaaaaccaaaaccGAAAAAATCGTCCCCAAAATCGTTTATAGGCGCCCATTTAAGAAGACAGCTATCATTTGATTTGTGGTTCTTATTCCTCGGATTGTTTATAATCTGTATCTGCGAAAGTCGGCGAATCGAAGACACCAATGAACCCGAGTTCAACGTCTTTAGTATATTGTTCGAAATTGTTAGTGCTTATGGTACGGTGGGCTTATCGTTGGGTTACCCAAATACTAATACATCGCTTTCGGCGCAATTCAGTGTATTGTCTAAGTTGGTAATAATTGCGATGCTGATAAGAGGAAGAAACAGAGGACTACCATACACTTTGGATCGTGCCATCATTTTACCAAGTGATAAATTGGAACAAATTGATCGTTTGCAAGATATGAAAGCTAAGGGGAAGTTATTAGCTCAGGTCGACGAAGATCCAATGACTATTTAtgtcaagaaaagatcTCACAAACTGAAGAAGGCGGCCAAAAGACTCTGGAAAAGACGTTAG
- the HFL1 gene encoding Hfl1p: MDSHLLPWWWYWPCVYSSILATLISLHTIVRHLLNYRKPYEQRLSIRILLLVPIFSLSCASGIIKPDIAQFYVDPIREFYEAFVIYTFFTFLTLLLGGERNIITVLSLNHAPTRHPIPLIGRICKPIDLSDPFDFLFVKKGILQYVWFKPFYCFGSLICSAWELPKFEIFLNVFYNISVTWSLYSLALFWKCLYPELAPFKPWVKFLCVKLIIFASYWQSIIIQVLVVTGRLGTGNQDRISGYIYKNGLLCIEMVPFAILHAVAFPWTKYTPINIPCGARMKFLYALRDCLGCGDLIWDFKQTLFAGPLYYNYKNFDPEAMDLLNGRQQSDATMERQKRGLRFTNNGRNSYWVEYGSIQNETVSKSMDEPWEDDIAGQRSFPDDPNYPVVHDYTMGHRYSRTMNDLRRDIESRSSMAC; this comes from the coding sequence ATGGATAGTCATCTGCTTCCCTGGTGGTGGTATTGGCCATGTGTGTACTCGTCTATCCTAGCTACACTCATATCTCTCCATACCATAGTGAGACATCTACTAAACTACCGTAAACCATACGAACAACGGTTATCAATTCGAATCTTACTTCTAGTACCCATATTTAGTTTGTCCTGCGCTAGCGGTATAATCAAACCAGACATAGCTCAATTCTACGTGGACCCTATTAGAGAGTTTTATGAAGCATTTGTTATTTATACATTCTTCACCTTTTTGACGTTGTTGTTAGGGGGTGAGAGAAACATTATAACGGTTTTGAGCTTAAACCATGCCCCCACAAGACACCCGATACCATTGATAGGTCGAATCTGCAAACCAATAGACTTATCAGATCCATTTGACTTTCTATTCGTCAAGAAGGGCATACTACAGTATGTTTGGTTCAAACCGTTTTATTGCTTTGGCTCATTGATATGTAGTGCATGGGAACTAcccaaatttgaaatttttttaaacgTGTTCTACAATATTTCAGTGACTTGGTCACTCTACAGTTTAGCGTTGTTTTGGAAGTGCCTTTATCCGGAGTTGGCTCCATTCAAACCATGGGTGAAGTTTTTATGCGTTAAATTGATAATTTTCGCCTCTTACTGGCAAAGCATTATAATTCAGGTTCTTGTTGTTACCGGCAGATTGGGTACTGGAAACCAAGATCGGATATCTGgctatatatacaaaaatgGGCTTCTGTGCATTGAAATGGTCCCATTTGCCATCTTGCATGCAGTAGCTTTCCCCTGGACGAAATACACTCCAATTAACATACCTTGTGGTGCTAGGATGAAATTCCTATACGCACTAAGAGATTGCCTTGGTTGTGGTGATCTGATATGGGATTTCAAGCAAACATTGTTTGCTGGTCCTCTATATTATAATTATAAGAATTTTGATCCTGAAGCCATGGATCTACTAAATGGTAGACAGCAGTCAGATGCGACTATGGAAAGACAAAAACGTGGTTTGAGATTTACCAATAATGGCCGAAACAGTTATTGGGTTGAATATGGAAGCATCCAAAACGAGACTGTTTCAAAATCTATGGACGAACCATGGGAAGATGATATTGCTGGCCAGAGATCTTTCCCTGATGATCCAAACTACCCAGTCGTTCACGATTATACGATGGGCCATCGATATAGTAGAACAATGAACGATTTGAGAAGAGATATTGAAAGTAGATCGTCAATGGCTTGTTAA
- the MRS4 gene encoding Fe(2+) transporter, producing MNTSELSIAEEIDYEALPSHAPLYSQLLAGAFAGIMEHSLMFPIDALKTRVQAAGLNKTVSSGMISQISKISTMEGSMALWKGVQSVMLGAGPAHAVYFATYEFCKARLISPEDMQTHQPMKTALSGTVATIAADALMNPFDTVKQRLQLDTNLRVWGITKQIYQHEGFAAFYYSYPTTLAMNIPFAAFNFMIYESASKYFNPQNSYNPLIHCLCGGLSGATCAALTTPLDCIKTVLQVRGSETVSIGIMKDANTFGRASRAILEVHGWKGFWRGLKPRIVANIPATAISWTAYECAKHFLMSN from the coding sequence ATGAACACTTCAGAACTGTCGATTGCTGAAGAAATAGACTACGAAGCTCTCCCATCACATGCACCTTTGTACTCTCAGTTACTGGCAGGCGCATTTGCTGGCATAATGGAGCATTCTTTGATGTTCCCCATAGATGCTCTAAAGACTCGAGTACAAGCTGCAGGTTTGAATAAGACCGTCTCTTCTGGGATGATATCTCAGATATCCAAGATATCTACCATGGAAGGATCGATGGCCCTATGGAAAGGTGTTCAATCGGTCATGCTGGGGGCAGGACCGGCCCATGCTGTATATTTCGCTACATATGAATTCTGCAAAGCTCGCTTGATTAGCCCTGAAGATATGCAGACACATCAGCCAATGAAGACTGCATTAAGTGGTACTGTTGCTACTATTGCTGCTGATGCGCTCATGAACCCTTTTGATACCGTTAAGCAAAGATTACAGTTGGATACTAATCTAAGAGTTTGGGGCATCACGAAGCAAATATATCAGCATGAAGGTTTTGCGGCGTTTTATTATTCCTATCCAACAACATTGGCCATGAACATCCCATTTGCTGCTTTCAACTTTATGATATATGAGTCTGCTAGCAAGTACTTCAACCCACAAAACTCGTACAATCCATTAATCCATTGTCTTTGTGGTGGATTGAGTGGTGCCACTTGTGCCGCATTAACCACGCCTTTGGACTGTATAAAGACTGTTCTACAAGTTAGAGGTAGCGAGACTGTTTCTATCGGAATAATGAAGGACGCCAATACTTTCGGCAGAGCTTCGAGAGCTATACTGGAGGTTCATGGCTGGAAAGGTTTCTGGCGCGGTTTGAAACCAAGAATAGTGGCCAATATCCCAGCCACTGCCATTTCTTGGACTGCATATGAATGTGCTAAGCACTTCTTAATGAGTAACTAA
- the YSR3 gene encoding sphinganine kinase YSR3, which yields MATITTEIISEISAVNDNVNVEMAATSGSKHLLADPGNHPAEHFKNRMSRLRFQSREYLTKFTNNQSNFLYSLQKRHRTPLRDIYFKYTSFMGAHTFYVIALPMPVWFGYFDVTQDMIYILGYSIYLSGYLKDYWCLPRPRAPPVERIALSKSTTKEYGAPSSHSANATGVSLLFFWKICMAETLTWPMRLFFLSLVVLYYLTLVFGRVYCGMHGTLDLFSGASVGAICFIIRIGSGYVFRNFHSGEHFWFPFLSVAWGLFILFNHVRPVDECPCFEDSVAFIGVVGGLEFSDWLIQRYGLNLVCSRYTVYGLKVFLRPLVGVASVLIWKDVISKTLVYTLLIKLLKFRDDRGEKAHLHNKNREDVECSLYIGVPKIEIFGRYIIYAGIPATVILLCPIFFTWANLG from the coding sequence ATGGCTACCATTACTACTGAAATAATAAGCGAGATCAGCGCTGTCAATGACAACGTCAATGTTGAGATGGCAGCAACCTCGGGCAGCAAGCATCTCTTGGCAGATCCCGGTAACCACCCAGCAGAACATTTCAAGAATCGAATGTCACGGTTGAGGTTCCAGTCGCGGGAATACCTCACCAAATTCACAAACAATCAATCAAATTTCTTATATTCATTACAAAAAAGGCATAGAACACCGCTTAGAGATATTTATTTCAAGTACACGTCGTTCATGGGTGCTCATACTTTCTACGTCATCGCATTGCCCATGCCCGTGTGGTTTGGGTATTTCGATGTAACTCAAGACATGATCTACATCCTTGGTTACTCAATCTACTTGAGCGGGTACTTGAAGGACTACTGGTGCCTACCAAGACCAAGAGCTCCACCAGTGGAAAGAATTGCGCTGAGTAAGTCCACTACGAAGGAATATGGGGCGCCCAGCTCACATTCTGCCAATGCTACCGGAGTGAGTcttctgttcttttggaaaatatgTATGGCTGAAACACTAACGTGGCCAATgagattattttttttgagtcTGGTGGTTCTTTACTACTTGACTCTGGTCTTTGGTAGGGTGTATTGCGGCATGCATGGAACGTTAGATTTGTTTAGCGGTGCCTCTGTTGGGGCTATCTGTTTCATTATTAGGATTGGATCGGGTTATGTTTTCCGGAATTTCCATAGTGGTGAACACTTCTGGTTCCCCTTCTTGAGTGTAGCATGGGGGCTTTTCATCCTGTTCAATCACGTTAGGCCCGTTGACGAATGTCCTTGTTTCGAAGATAGCGTAGCATTTATTGGTGTTGTGGGCGGGTTGGAATTTAGCGATTGGCTAATCCAGAGATACGGATTGAACCTGGTATGCAGTAGATACACAGTGTATGGCCTCAAAGTGTTTTTAAGACCTCTTGTGGGTGTCGCCTCCGTGCTCATTTGGAAAGATGTCATTAGCAAGACACTAGTTTATACGCTGCTAATCAAACTACTAAAATTCCGCGATGACAGAGGTGAAAAGGCCCATTTGCATAACAAGAACAGGGAAGACGTCGAGTGTTCTCTGTACATTGGTGTTCCTAAGATAGAAATCTTCGGGAGATACATCATATATGCAGGTATACCCGCTACCGTTATTTTATTGtgtccaatttttttcacttggGCCAACCTGGGGTGA